A stretch of the Janthinobacterium sp. B9-8 genome encodes the following:
- a CDS encoding esterase-like activity of phytase family protein, translating into MKHTTLAIALSIALGSLLTACNSDDTETTTSTNNKPFIISGVFQDSAVEGLEYSTTSNPSVQYTKADGFYLYQVGDEITFKIGGVVLGKAIATAKLSPADLSGGFNDKAINIAQLLQTLDSDGDPSNGIKLEATQRDLLKSLTESSIKLAASGKDFGAELAKLGLKVRDRNLASEHFESTLASQFGKDNTSKIADISVTKHQIVVDPKFNVAYPGTLAGLKATFPNGFPFSMGSALAFKEKTKDGAIEFYVLSDRGPNADSPNLADGTATKVFPAPDFTPKFGVMRLKDGVASLVSVTDILNTDGSKTTGRPTAANEVGSSKEAPLSETLQTLATDKNGIDPEGIAVDKNGDLWICDEYGPFLIRIDAKTGKIAEKLSPGAGLPAVLAHRQANRGFEGLAITPTSGKIYAAIQSNLEIIDSKKNKSTKALFTRIAEYDPATKATRMFAYPIDANYAKSKELKIGDLLAISDTRFLLIEQGIQKDGLMHRSIYLIDISSATDLSGKTLGDKRDLEFGAIADLANIQMVKRTKLFDYDALSGGFGYLAEKSEGLAMIDGKTIAIVNDNDFDIKASLQDAKGKIATDCVITEGKLTGCKIDDVAVAADAVKLNISRGDPTQAPSRLWLFKLPKDIKEYSVN; encoded by the coding sequence ATGAAACACACAACACTGGCTATTGCACTCAGTATCGCGCTTGGCTCACTATTGACTGCTTGCAATAGCGACGATACCGAAACCACCACTAGCACAAACAATAAACCCTTTATTATCAGCGGTGTATTTCAAGACTCAGCCGTAGAAGGCTTGGAATACAGCACCACTAGTAACCCAAGCGTGCAATACACCAAGGCCGATGGATTTTATTTATATCAAGTAGGTGACGAAATCACCTTTAAAATTGGCGGCGTAGTATTAGGTAAAGCCATTGCCACCGCTAAATTATCCCCTGCTGATTTAAGCGGTGGCTTTAATGATAAAGCGATTAATATCGCCCAATTATTGCAAACGCTTGATAGCGATGGCGACCCAAGCAATGGGATTAAGCTTGAAGCCACCCAGCGCGATTTATTAAAATCATTAACTGAATCCAGCATCAAATTAGCCGCAAGTGGCAAAGACTTTGGTGCAGAGCTTGCCAAACTTGGCTTGAAAGTGCGTGATCGCAATTTGGCCAGCGAGCATTTTGAATCCACACTCGCCAGTCAGTTTGGCAAAGACAATACCAGCAAGATTGCTGATATCAGCGTAACCAAGCACCAAATTGTGGTCGATCCCAAATTTAATGTGGCCTATCCGGGCACATTAGCGGGCCTGAAAGCCACTTTCCCAAATGGCTTCCCATTTAGCATGGGCTCGGCACTAGCCTTTAAAGAAAAAACCAAAGACGGCGCGATTGAGTTTTATGTATTGAGCGACCGCGGCCCCAATGCCGATTCACCTAATCTGGCCGATGGCACTGCCACCAAAGTATTCCCCGCACCTGATTTCACGCCTAAATTTGGTGTCATGCGCTTAAAAGATGGCGTTGCCAGCCTTGTTTCAGTGACGGATATTTTAAATACCGACGGCAGCAAAACCACGGGCCGCCCCACTGCCGCTAATGAAGTTGGCTCCAGCAAAGAAGCACCTCTATCCGAAACATTGCAAACCCTCGCCACAGATAAAAACGGCATCGACCCAGAAGGAATCGCAGTCGATAAAAATGGTGATTTGTGGATTTGCGATGAATACGGCCCCTTCCTGATCCGTATCGACGCTAAAACCGGCAAGATTGCTGAAAAGCTCTCTCCCGGCGCGGGCCTGCCGGCAGTGCTTGCCCATCGCCAAGCAAACCGTGGCTTTGAAGGCCTTGCCATTACTCCCACCAGCGGCAAAATCTACGCCGCAATACAAAGCAATTTAGAAATCATCGACAGCAAGAAAAACAAATCGACTAAGGCGCTATTCACGCGGATCGCCGAATACGACCCAGCCACCAAGGCCACCCGCATGTTTGCCTACCCGATTGATGCCAACTACGCCAAAAGCAAAGAGCTAAAAATTGGCGATCTGCTGGCGATTTCCGACACCCGCTTCTTGCTGATCGAACAAGGCATTCAAAAAGATGGCCTGATGCATCGCAGTATTTATCTAATCGATATCAGCAGCGCTACCGATCTAAGCGGCAAAACCTTAGGCGATAAGAGAGATCTGGAGTTTGGCGCGATAGCAGATTTGGCGAATATCCAAATGGTGAAGCGCACCAAGCTATTTGATTACGACGCGCTCAGTGGCGGCTTTGGCTATTTGGCTGAGAAATCAGAAGGCCTCGCCATGATAGACGGCAAAACCATTGCCATCGTTAACGATAATGACTTTGATATCAAAGCCAGCCTGCAAGATGCCAAAGGCAAAATCGCCACCGATTGCGTCATCACCGAAGGCAAGCTCACCGGCTGCAAAATTGATGATGTAGCAGTCGCGGCCGATGCGGTGAAATTAAATATCAGCCGAGGCGACCCAACTCAAGCCCCTTCTCGGCTATGGCTATTTAAACTACCAAAGGATATTAAGGAATACAGCGTGAATTAA
- the rpmG gene encoding 50S ribosomal protein L33, whose translation MREKIKLESSAGTGHFYTTTKNKRTMPTKLEIKKYDPVVRKHVIYKETKLK comes from the coding sequence ATGCGTGAAAAAATCAAGCTGGAATCCAGCGCAGGTACTGGTCACTTTTACACAACGACCAAGAACAAGCGCACAATGCCAACTAAGCTAGAAATCAAGAAGTACGATCCCGTGGTTCGTAAACACGTGATCTACAAGGAAACCAAGCTGAAGTAA
- a CDS encoding cation acetate symporter, producing the protein MHKLQKQLGCGALMALASLPTWAAGTIDGPVAKQAMNWHAIIMFFLFVAFTLGVTYWAARKTRSAKDFYSAGGGITGFQNGLAIAGDYMSAASFLGISALVFDTGYDGLIYSLGFLVGWPVITFLVAERLRNLGKYTFADVASYRLQQGPVRTFAATGTLVVVALYLIAQMVGAGKLIQLLFGLNYSTAVVMVGVLMVIYVIFGGMLATTWVQIIKAVLLLSGASFMAFMVLKHVNFSVEGMFAQAVHVKEAGAQLLAIKASAASEVAAQAVASNAPDAATLVEKASDAAKAAVKAAKNIMAPGGLVSNPIDAISLGLALMFGTAGLPHILMRFFTVKDAQAARKSVFVATGFIGYFYILTFIIGFGAIMLVSTDPSYKDAAGKLLGGSNMAAIHLSHAVGGDLFLGFISAVAFATILAVVSGLTLSGASAVSHDLYASVWRHGRVDEATEIRVSKYATVGLGVVAILLGIMFEKQNIAFMVGLAFSIAASANFPVLFLSMFWKGLTTRGAVIGGYAGLISAVVLIVLGPAVWVDTLGNAKGSELFPYKNPAIFSMTLAFVMTWIFSITDKSTQADSERAAFLPQFIRSMTGVGAEGASKH; encoded by the coding sequence ATGCATAAATTGCAAAAGCAGCTAGGCTGCGGCGCCCTGATGGCGCTTGCCAGCTTGCCAACATGGGCAGCAGGCACCATCGATGGCCCTGTCGCCAAGCAAGCGATGAACTGGCACGCCATCATTATGTTTTTTCTATTCGTCGCCTTTACCCTTGGGGTCACTTACTGGGCAGCACGTAAAACCCGCTCTGCAAAAGATTTTTATTCTGCTGGCGGTGGCATTACCGGTTTTCAAAATGGATTGGCGATTGCGGGCGACTATATGTCGGCTGCGTCATTTCTTGGAATTTCCGCGCTGGTATTTGATACCGGCTACGATGGGCTGATTTACTCGCTAGGCTTTTTAGTAGGCTGGCCGGTGATTACCTTCTTGGTGGCAGAGCGTTTGCGTAACCTTGGTAAATACACCTTTGCCGATGTGGCTTCTTATCGCCTGCAACAAGGCCCAGTGCGCACTTTTGCGGCCACCGGCACACTGGTTGTGGTGGCGCTGTATCTAATCGCGCAAATGGTAGGTGCAGGTAAGCTAATCCAACTGCTATTTGGTCTGAACTACAGCACCGCCGTGGTCATGGTTGGCGTGTTGATGGTGATTTACGTGATTTTTGGTGGCATGTTGGCCACGACATGGGTGCAGATTATTAAAGCCGTGCTGCTCTTATCTGGTGCAAGCTTTATGGCCTTTATGGTGCTTAAACATGTGAACTTCAGCGTTGAAGGCATGTTTGCCCAAGCCGTGCATGTGAAAGAAGCAGGCGCACAGCTCTTAGCCATCAAAGCCTCTGCCGCCTCAGAAGTCGCAGCACAAGCCGTGGCCAGTAATGCGCCTGATGCGGCTACGCTGGTCGAAAAAGCATCGGATGCAGCCAAAGCCGCAGTGAAAGCCGCTAAAAACATCATGGCACCCGGCGGTTTGGTTTCTAACCCCATCGATGCGATTTCTCTTGGCCTTGCATTGATGTTTGGTACAGCGGGCTTGCCGCATATTCTGATGCGCTTCTTTACCGTAAAAGATGCACAGGCTGCGCGAAAATCCGTATTTGTTGCCACAGGCTTTATTGGCTACTTCTACATTCTGACTTTCATTATCGGCTTTGGCGCGATCATGCTGGTCTCCACCGATCCATCGTATAAAGACGCGGCAGGCAAGTTGCTGGGCGGCTCTAATATGGCGGCGATCCACCTTTCACACGCAGTAGGTGGCGATTTATTCCTTGGCTTTATTTCGGCCGTTGCCTTTGCCACCATTCTGGCCGTGGTTTCAGGCTTAACCCTTTCCGGTGCGTCAGCCGTTTCACACGATCTATACGCCAGTGTTTGGCGCCATGGCCGTGTGGATGAAGCAACAGAAATCCGCGTCTCAAAATATGCGACAGTTGGCCTTGGTGTAGTGGCCATCTTGCTAGGCATTATGTTTGAGAAGCAAAACATCGCCTTTATGGTGGGCTTAGCCTTCTCTATCGCAGCATCTGCCAACTTCCCAGTGCTATTTTTATCCATGTTCTGGAAAGGCTTAACCACTCGCGGTGCCGTGATCGGTGGCTACGCAGGTCTGATCTCTGCAGTCGTGCTGATTGTTCTAGGGCCAGCCGTTTGGGTAGATACACTGGGCAATGCCAAGGGCAGCGAATTATTCCCTTATAAAAACCCAGCAATCTTCTCAATGACTTTAGCTTTTGTGATGACTTGGATCTTCTCCATTACAGATAAAAGCACTCAGGCTGATTCTGAGCGCGCCGCATTCTTGCCACAATTTATCCGCTCTATGACCGGCGTGGGTGCAGAAGGTGCGTCAAAACATTAA
- a CDS encoding ABC-type transport auxiliary lipoprotein family protein, protein MKQLIVLLCTVLLAACGTAIPIKETYLPVAERTGMAQAKHFKGSLQIAPFSAQAPFAERSFFYRESAQRFVKDPYREWLSPPAQLLTLSTQRWLQASGLFSEVLPLAAKQAGDYQLSGELLTLHTDLQAQPLAVAKLHIRLSSANSPVILDTILTANEPLTGTTANEIAAGLDRALANTLKQLESTLISLP, encoded by the coding sequence ATGAAACAACTGATCGTCTTACTTTGCACAGTTCTCTTAGCCGCTTGCGGCACAGCAATTCCTATTAAAGAAACTTACCTGCCCGTTGCAGAACGTACTGGTATGGCGCAAGCAAAGCACTTTAAGGGCAGTTTACAAATTGCTCCTTTCAGTGCTCAAGCCCCCTTTGCCGAACGCAGTTTCTTTTACAGGGAAAGCGCCCAGCGTTTTGTAAAAGACCCCTATCGTGAATGGCTATCCCCGCCTGCACAGCTGCTCACCTTAAGCACTCAACGCTGGCTGCAAGCCAGTGGTTTATTTAGCGAAGTGCTGCCACTGGCTGCTAAACAAGCAGGAGATTACCAATTATCCGGGGAATTGCTAACACTTCATACCGACCTGCAAGCCCAGCCCCTTGCAGTAGCAAAACTGCATATACGCTTAAGCTCGGCGAATTCCCCTGTTATACTCGATACTATTCTTACGGCAAATGAACCTCTAACTGGCACAACGGCCAATGAAATTGCAGCGGGATTGGATCGCGCGCTTGCAAACACGCTTAAGCAACTAGAAAGCACGCTGATTTCACTTCCCTAG
- a CDS encoding DNA translocase FtsK: protein MAIFRKKNVANVSSRAALPPQIAILLRESWWFILVVLVIYLVLVLSTYSPGDPGWSHSATRPEIHNRGGAVGAWVADILLYLFGFSAWWWVGFCFAAILWGYRRIDHVSDGARPTVLFACIGFLLIILASSSFEALRLHSIHAVLPQAPGGILGVTLGGWLYLSFGFSGATLFLLATICIGISLFTGLSWLHLMENLGALIELSALKAKDAIQASRDRKIGREAKVQRSEKVTSEKKRFDDKPPVRIEAAHAEAPVIAAKLSKKAQEEQQKAAQVPLFNAEDLPMIASNQALPPIKLLTPAPPAKETISKETLEFTSRLIEKKLADFNVEVKVIAAYPGPVITRYEIEPAVGVKGSQIVNLMKDLSRALGLVSIRVVETIPDKTCMGLELPNPTRQMIRLSEILSSEPYHAMSSKLTIALGKDITGKPIVTDLGKAPHMLVAGTTGSGKSVGVNAMILSLVYKATADEVRFIMIDPKMLELSVYEGIPHLLAPVVTDMKLAANALNWCVAEMEKRYRLMSTFGVRNLAGFNQKVREAEKAGKPLTNPFTLTPEDPERLEHLPFIVVVVDEFADLIMVAGKKIEELIARLAQKARAAGIHLILATQRPSVDVITGLIKANIPTRLAFQVSSKIDSRTILDQMGAEALLGQGDMLFLPPGSGYPLRVHGAFVDDNEVHQVVENLKQQGEPNYIDGILNGGFEAEAAAGGSSSESNNESDPLYDEAVAFVLKSRRASISSVQRQLRIGYNRAARLIEQMEAAGLVSGMETNGNRTVLAPASE from the coding sequence ATGGCCATATTTCGTAAAAAAAACGTCGCGAATGTATCCAGCCGCGCCGCCTTGCCACCACAGATCGCTATTTTATTACGCGAATCATGGTGGTTTATTTTGGTCGTCTTAGTGATTTACCTCGTCTTGGTATTGAGCACCTATAGCCCCGGAGATCCCGGCTGGTCGCATAGCGCCACCCGGCCTGAAATCCACAATCGAGGCGGTGCTGTTGGCGCATGGGTTGCCGATATCTTGCTCTACTTATTTGGCTTTTCAGCTTGGTGGTGGGTAGGCTTTTGCTTTGCCGCCATCTTATGGGGCTATCGCCGGATTGATCATGTGAGTGATGGCGCTCGCCCTACAGTACTCTTTGCCTGCATCGGTTTTTTGCTAATTATTCTGGCCAGCTCTAGCTTTGAAGCGCTACGTTTACACAGTATTCATGCCGTATTACCACAGGCACCGGGTGGAATATTAGGCGTGACGCTGGGTGGCTGGCTCTATCTCAGCTTTGGCTTTTCTGGTGCAACCCTGTTTTTGCTGGCCACAATTTGCATCGGTATTTCACTCTTTACCGGCCTATCCTGGCTGCATTTGATGGAAAACTTGGGAGCCCTCATCGAGCTGAGCGCGCTTAAAGCAAAAGATGCCATTCAGGCATCGCGCGATCGAAAAATTGGCCGAGAAGCCAAAGTGCAGCGCAGCGAGAAAGTCACCTCAGAGAAAAAACGCTTTGATGATAAGCCCCCTGTGCGCATAGAAGCAGCTCACGCCGAAGCACCCGTCATCGCAGCTAAGCTCAGCAAGAAAGCGCAGGAAGAACAGCAAAAAGCCGCACAAGTGCCGCTGTTTAATGCTGAAGACTTACCTATGATTGCCAGCAACCAGGCTTTGCCACCGATCAAGCTACTCACGCCTGCACCACCCGCTAAAGAAACGATCAGCAAGGAAACACTGGAATTCACCTCAAGGCTGATCGAGAAAAAGCTGGCCGACTTTAATGTAGAAGTCAAAGTGATTGCCGCCTACCCCGGCCCCGTAATTACCCGCTACGAGATTGAGCCCGCAGTCGGTGTAAAAGGCTCGCAAATTGTCAATTTGATGAAGGATTTATCGCGCGCGCTAGGCCTTGTTTCGATTCGCGTTGTAGAAACTATCCCGGACAAAACCTGCATGGGGCTTGAGCTACCCAACCCAACACGGCAGATGATTCGCCTATCAGAGATTTTATCCTCCGAGCCTTATCACGCCATGAGCAGCAAACTCACCATTGCGCTGGGTAAAGATATTACTGGCAAGCCAATCGTGACCGATCTGGGCAAAGCACCCCATATGTTGGTTGCAGGGACAACTGGCTCGGGTAAATCGGTTGGTGTGAATGCGATGATTTTAAGCTTGGTCTACAAGGCCACGGCAGATGAAGTGCGATTTATTATGATCGACCCCAAAATGCTCGAGCTATCGGTTTACGAAGGCATCCCGCATTTGCTGGCCCCTGTGGTCACTGATATGAAGCTGGCCGCCAACGCGCTGAACTGGTGCGTGGCCGAGATGGAAAAACGCTATCGCCTGATGAGTACCTTTGGTGTGCGTAATTTGGCCGGTTTCAACCAAAAAGTTCGCGAAGCCGAAAAAGCCGGTAAGCCACTCACCAATCCCTTTACGCTAACACCGGAAGATCCTGAGCGGCTTGAGCACCTACCGTTTATTGTGGTGGTGGTGGATGAGTTTGCCGATCTGATTATGGTGGCGGGTAAGAAAATTGAAGAGCTCATCGCCCGCCTCGCACAAAAAGCTCGTGCTGCCGGTATCCATTTGATTCTGGCCACCCAGCGCCCATCTGTGGACGTCATTACCGGCCTGATCAAGGCCAATATCCCGACACGGCTGGCGTTTCAGGTATCCAGCAAGATTGATAGCCGCACCATTCTGGATCAAATGGGTGCAGAGGCCTTGCTGGGTCAGGGGGATATGCTCTTCCTACCGCCGGGTAGTGGCTATCCGCTGCGCGTGCACGGTGCCTTTGTAGACGACAACGAAGTGCATCAGGTAGTTGAAAACCTCAAGCAACAAGGCGAGCCTAACTATATCGACGGGATACTGAATGGTGGCTTTGAAGCCGAGGCTGCAGCAGGTGGTAGCAGCAGCGAAAGTAATAATGAAAGCGATCCACTCTACGATGAAGCGGTTGCCTTTGTACTCAAAAGCCGCCGTGCGTCGATTTCATCAGTGCAACGTCAGTTACGCATTGGCTACAACCGTGCTGCAAGGCTGATTGAGCAGATGGAAGCCGCAGGCTTGGTCAGCGGCATGGAAACCAACGGCAATCGCACTGTGCTGGCCCCTGCTAGTGAATAA
- a CDS encoding flagellar motor protein, with protein sequence MDKISIFGILLGLTAIVLGQILEGGHVASLMQATAFLIVTGGTLGAVMLQTRQDHFIAGLKMVKWIFIPPQHDFKKQLGVLVNWGQQARRGGLLALEAYVQSEKDPFVKRGLQMVVDGAEPEVIRRALELDIDVFEDRARSAAKIWEAAGGYSPTIGIIGAVMGLIHVMENLTDPSKLGAGIAVAFVATIYGVAMANLLFLPIAHKLKQHIQTEVRRREMLVEGLVTIANGENPRVLENKLAGFLS encoded by the coding sequence ATGGATAAGATTAGTATTTTTGGCATTTTGCTTGGCTTAACAGCGATTGTTCTCGGGCAAATTCTAGAGGGCGGCCATGTTGCATCTCTGATGCAAGCCACTGCCTTTCTGATTGTCACCGGCGGAACACTCGGTGCGGTGATGCTGCAAACACGGCAAGATCATTTTATTGCGGGTTTAAAAATGGTGAAGTGGATTTTTATCCCTCCACAGCACGATTTTAAAAAACAACTGGGCGTACTCGTAAACTGGGGCCAGCAAGCGCGCCGTGGAGGCCTTCTGGCCCTTGAAGCCTATGTGCAAAGCGAGAAAGATCCTTTTGTAAAACGCGGCCTGCAAATGGTTGTCGATGGGGCCGAACCCGAAGTCATCCGCCGCGCCTTAGAGCTAGATATCGATGTATTTGAAGACCGTGCCCGCTCAGCCGCCAAAATTTGGGAAGCAGCCGGCGGCTACTCCCCTACCATCGGCATTATCGGTGCGGTAATGGGCCTGATTCATGTGATGGAAAACCTCACCGATCCTTCCAAACTGGGTGCAGGGATCGCTGTCGCTTTTGTCGCCACCATTTACGGCGTAGCCATGGCCAATCTCTTATTTCTGCCGATTGCCCATAAGCTAAAACAACATATCCAAACCGAAGTAAGACGCCGTGAAATGCTGGTAGAAGGCCTGGTCACCATCGCCAACGGTGAAAATCCACGGGTGCTGGAAAATAAACTAGCGGGGTTTTTGTCTTAA
- a CDS encoding LysR family transcriptional regulator, translating into MEIYQLRTFIAVAQQGHLTQAAELLHLSQPAVTAQIKALEEEFGVPLFERFPGGVQLTEAGKLLQPDAENILALARGMQNRAKALAGEPRGKVKIGTIGVPARLRLGSWLAHLREKYPLISAQTTHGISVSVLNDVRKKVLDGGFYLGRNPYQNVTTLQLTEIGFCVALPPSMAAELANADWKTLGKAPWLGLSQFTSLAEITLELWRSQNIAPKIVGEFDEEATLVELVKAGMGVAILAERTAKRFVADGSIALWRGGEIAVRVPLQFIYSADREQDPLISMLKSSLKTEWDLP; encoded by the coding sequence ATGGAAATCTACCAACTTCGCACTTTTATTGCCGTTGCACAGCAGGGGCATCTGACTCAAGCTGCAGAATTATTGCATCTGTCTCAGCCTGCCGTAACGGCGCAAATTAAGGCATTAGAAGAAGAATTTGGCGTTCCTCTGTTTGAGCGTTTCCCCGGTGGCGTGCAGCTTACCGAGGCGGGAAAGCTATTACAGCCGGATGCAGAAAACATCCTCGCTTTGGCGCGTGGTATGCAAAATCGCGCAAAAGCACTTGCTGGCGAGCCTAGGGGAAAAGTTAAAATTGGCACGATTGGTGTACCTGCAAGGCTGCGTCTAGGCTCTTGGCTGGCCCATTTGCGTGAGAAGTATCCCTTGATTTCGGCCCAAACGACTCATGGTATTTCGGTGAGTGTGTTAAATGATGTACGAAAAAAAGTGCTGGACGGTGGTTTTTATCTGGGACGCAATCCCTATCAGAATGTCACCACATTACAGCTTACTGAGATTGGTTTCTGTGTCGCCTTGCCACCGAGCATGGCTGCTGAGCTAGCTAATGCGGATTGGAAAACCCTAGGTAAAGCACCTTGGTTGGGTTTGTCTCAATTTACCAGTCTTGCAGAAATCACTTTAGAGCTATGGCGCAGTCAGAATATTGCGCCAAAAATTGTGGGTGAGTTTGATGAAGAAGCAACGCTGGTGGAGTTAGTTAAAGCGGGAATGGGTGTGGCTATTTTGGCTGAGCGAACGGCGAAGCGATTTGTAGCCGATGGCTCGATTGCCTTGTGGCGAGGTGGGGAGATTGCGGTGCGAGTGCCTTTGCAATTTATTTATTCGGCAGATAGAGAGCAAGATCCGTTGATTAGCATGCTCAAAAGCTCGCTTAAAACTGAATGGGATTTACCCTGA
- a CDS encoding RNA polymerase sigma factor FliA gives MAAPRALSLYRQTQASSEDDYVTLHTSLVKRIAYHLVSRLPASVEVDDLIQVGMMGLMEAAKSFDPNAGVLFETFASQRVRGAMLDELRSADWMPRQARKHMRDIEAALVKLGHKLGRAPLESEVASYLQLSLEEYQDMLTEARGHQLVHLDDFEEDEESHHSEHNIADQTQNPLHQLSETHFKQKLIEAIDVLPEREKLVMALYYDEELNLKEIGAVLSVTESRVCQLHSQAIARLRARLGDWTGQ, from the coding sequence ATGGCCGCGCCACGCGCACTTTCCCTCTATCGGCAGACCCAGGCAAGCAGCGAAGACGATTACGTTACGCTTCATACCTCACTGGTCAAACGCATCGCCTATCATCTGGTGAGCCGTTTGCCTGCCAGCGTGGAAGTGGATGATTTAATCCAAGTGGGCATGATGGGCTTGATGGAAGCCGCCAAAAGTTTTGACCCGAATGCAGGCGTGTTGTTTGAAACCTTTGCCTCGCAACGTGTTCGCGGCGCAATGCTGGATGAATTAAGAAGCGCTGACTGGATGCCGCGCCAGGCTAGAAAGCATATGCGGGATATTGAAGCCGCCTTAGTGAAGCTGGGACATAAGCTAGGCAGAGCGCCGCTGGAAAGCGAAGTGGCAAGCTACCTTCAGCTTAGCCTAGAAGAATACCAAGATATGCTGACCGAGGCCCGTGGCCATCAGCTTGTGCACTTAGATGACTTTGAAGAAGACGAAGAAAGCCATCACAGCGAACACAATATCGCAGATCAAACGCAAAACCCATTGCATCAATTATCAGAAACCCATTTTAAGCAAAAATTAATTGAAGCCATTGATGTGCTGCCAGAACGGGAAAAACTCGTCATGGCGCTGTATTACGACGAAGAACTCAATCTTAAAGAAATTGGTGCCGTGCTCAGCGTAACCGAATCCCGTGTTTGCCAACTACACAGCCAGGCCATTGCCCGGCTGCGGGCCCGATTAGGCGATTGGACAGGCCAATAA
- the rpmB gene encoding 50S ribosomal protein L28 has product MARVCEVTGKRPVTGNNVSHANNKTKRRFLPNLHSRRFWVESENRFVRLRVSNAALRTIDKLGIEVVLADLRARGEV; this is encoded by the coding sequence ATGGCACGAGTATGTGAAGTCACCGGCAAACGCCCAGTGACAGGGAACAATGTTTCCCACGCCAATAACAAGACTAAGCGTCGTTTTCTTCCTAATCTGCACAGCCGCCGTTTCTGGGTAGAAAGCGAAAACCGCTTCGTTCGTCTGCGTGTATCTAACGCAGCACTCCGTACTATCGATAAACTAGGCATCGAAGTCGTCCTCGCGGATCTCCGCGCTCGTGGCGAAGTTTGA
- a CDS encoding DUF485 domain-containing protein: protein MNEPIIDRIQHNPKFAELVQKKTSLSWLLSSVMLVIYYGFILVIAFSPTTLGIPLSSNSVTTIGIPIGIMVILSAFVLTGIYVRRATEFDQLTREIIEEAKQ from the coding sequence ATGAATGAACCTATCATCGACCGTATTCAGCACAATCCAAAATTTGCCGAACTGGTCCAGAAGAAAACCAGCCTCTCCTGGCTTTTATCATCAGTCATGCTGGTGATCTACTACGGCTTTATTCTGGTCATTGCATTTTCCCCCACAACGCTGGGGATCCCGCTCTCTAGTAACAGTGTCACCACCATCGGTATTCCCATTGGCATCATGGTGATTTTATCGGCCTTCGTGCTCACCGGCATTTATGTACGCCGTGCCACTGAATTTGATCAGTTGACCCGTGAAATCATCGAGGAAGCAAAGCAATGA
- a CDS encoding lysophospholipid acyltransferase family protein, which produces MLWFAKWLRLILAWLDLSAFTLLMLLLARLPVTLLSAWYPSLFQAWCRCFVSALGVELHIHQHHKHPLPAQYILIANHPSALEDVGIPAFFPVRNLAKEEVRNWWFVGRIAEAAGTIFVKREEKDARHAALLNMIAAVNAGHSIALYPEGGCKGRRLWDKFLYGAFIVSLETKVPILPVFLHYEAQEAFEWAPNTTLLQKIGQIMCSPNKVAHYHIFDPLEASQFKDKDDYSRHTYALYLEWQKRFLE; this is translated from the coding sequence ATGCTCTGGTTTGCCAAATGGCTACGCCTTATCCTTGCCTGGCTAGATCTCTCTGCTTTTACCCTGCTAATGCTGCTGCTTGCTCGTCTGCCTGTGACACTTTTATCTGCTTGGTACCCCTCATTATTTCAAGCTTGGTGCCGCTGTTTTGTGAGCGCGCTAGGAGTAGAGCTGCACATTCATCAACACCACAAGCATCCGCTCCCTGCTCAATATATCCTGATTGCCAATCATCCTTCGGCCTTAGAAGATGTGGGTATACCCGCTTTTTTCCCTGTTAGAAATTTAGCCAAAGAAGAAGTGCGCAATTGGTGGTTTGTGGGGCGGATTGCTGAAGCGGCGGGGACTATCTTTGTAAAACGCGAAGAAAAAGATGCTCGTCACGCGGCGCTGCTCAATATGATTGCGGCGGTTAATGCAGGACATTCTATTGCGCTTTATCCGGAAGGAGGCTGTAAGGGCCGCCGCCTGTGGGATAAGTTTTTATACGGCGCGTTTATCGTGTCTCTCGAAACCAAGGTGCCGATATTGCCCGTATTTTTACATTACGAAGCACAAGAAGCCTTTGAATGGGCCCCAAATACCACACTGCTGCAAAAAATAGGGCAGATTATGTGCTCACCGAATAAGGTAGCGCACTATCATATTTTTGATCCGCTGGAAGCCAGCCAGTTTAAAGATAAAGATGATTACTCCCGCCATACCTATGCGCTTTATTTAGAATGGCAAAAGCGTTTTCTTGAGTGA